Below is a window of Candidatus Aminicenantes bacterium DNA.
GTCGTTCTGGTCGACAACAACGGCGCCCCGCGGGGCGAGAAGTACTTTCTCTTCTACACCCCGCCCGTCGTCAACGCCGCCCTGGGCATCCGCCGGTCCTACGTCAACGAGACCCGCCGCATCGCCGCCATCTTTTTGCGCCACGGCCTGCAGACCATCGTCTTCGCCCAGAGCCGCCTGCTGACCGAAGTCCTACTGACCTACCTCAAGGAGGACATCGAGAAGACGATCCGTGACGAGGGCCTGATCCGCGGCTACCGCGGCGGCTACCTGCCGATCAAGCGCCGCGAGATCGAGAAGGGCCTGCGCGAGGGCAAGATCCTGGGCGTCGTCTCGACCAACGCCCTGGAGCTGGGCATCGACATCGGGACCCTCGACGTGGCCGTCCTGGCCGGCTACCCCGGCACTATCGCCTCGACCTGGCAGCGGGCCGGCCGAGCCGGGCGGAAGACAGGCACCTCGGCCGCCGTGCTGGTGGCCAACAGCGCCCCGCTCGACCAGTTCATCGTCAACAACCCCGACTACTTCTTCGGCGGCATCCCGGAGAAGGCCCTCATCAACCCCGACAACCTGACCATCCTGATCAGCCACATCGAGTGTGCCTCGTTCGAGCTGCCCTTCCAGGACGGCGAGACCTTCGGCCGGGCCGAGATCGGCGAGATCCTCAAGTTCCTGGAGGAGGAGAAGCTCGTCCACCACTCCAAGGACAAATGGTACTGGACCTCGGACGCCTACCCGGCCGACGGGGTCAGCCTGCGCTCGATCAGCTCGGACAACTTCGTAGTCGTGGACACGACCGGTCCCCACAAAGTCATCGCCGAGGTCGACTTCACCGCCGCCCTGACCACCCTGCACGAGAAGGCCATCTATATCTGCGAGGGCGAGCAGTACTTCGTCGAGAAGCTCGACTACGAGCAGCGCAAGGCCTACGTCAAGAAGACCGACATCGACTACTACACCGACGCCATCGACTACACCAAGATCAAGATCCTGGACCAGTTCGACAAGAAGCGGCTGGACCGCTTCGACGTCCGCCACGGCGAGGTTCACGTGGCGACGCAGGTCGTGGGGTTCAAGAAGATCAAGTTTCACACCATGGAGAACGTCGGCGCGGGCGACTTGAGCCTGCCCCAGAACGAGATGCACACCACGGCCTACTGGGTCACCGTCCCGGCCGACATGCTGCAGTCCCTGGAATACTCCTCCGAGCAAAAGATCAACGGCCTCTACGGCCTGGCCTACATCATGCATCACGTGGCGCCGCTGTTCCTGATGTGCGACATCCACGACATCGGCGTCTCGCTGGGCGATAACTCGACCGGCGAGTCCATCCCGCCCAAGGATTTGCTGGCCAAGATCCAGCCCCTGCGCGGCCCGGTTTACGCCGACACGGACTTCGAGCCCAACATCTTCATCTACGACAACTACCCCGGCGGGATCGGCTTGAGCCCCTCGCTCTACGACCTCGACACGACCCTCCTCGAGCACTGCCTGCGGACGATCAAGGCCTGCCCCTGCAAGGACGGCTGCCCGTCCTGCGTCGGCCCGACCAAGGAGAGCGGAGAGATGGCCAAGGAAGTGGCCCTGGACATTCTGGACCGGCTGCTGGGATAAGAACTCGTTATAGCGGAATCTCTTCCATTCTGTGCGGCCTGCGTCATGGCGTGCGGCCCGGCAACGCTTTGGTAGTCCTCGTAACGACTAGCGCTTCGCACGTCGTCGCGAGGGCGGTTTCGGCCTCTTCTCGCCTTTTCCCACAGCTCTCCTCGGCGCCTCAAGCGCTTCGCAGTCCTCGTAGGGACGTCGCTTCGACAATCCCCGCGAGGGCGGAACTGCGCGTCCCAGATCACCCAATCTTCTTGACCTCCCCCTCCGTTTCGATTCCGCCAGATGGTCGCGTGCTCAAACATCCCTCGGCGCCCGTTGGGTCCCCTCGAAGAGGGGCAAAAAAAGGCTAAAACCTCGCTATTTCGCCGTTGGCCGGATACTACTCCGCTTCACCATCCCACACAGAATGGAAGAGGCTTCTTTATGTACCAATTGTCCCCTAAAAAGGACGCTCCAGTCGTGACACTGAAGTTCCCCCAAGACGGAACGATTTGGCCCGAATCTGGCAGCCGGAAAAGACGGGGAGTATTGAGCCATCGGGCAGGCAAGCCGATCTTGGACAATCCGACCCCGCTTTGAACATAATGATTATGGGGGGTGACCATGAACAAACGGAAGCTCGTTAGGACCGCGGTGTGCTTTCTTCTCGTGGCCGGTTTGACCGCCGAAGCCGCGCCGGGCCCTCGGAAAGCCGCCGGTCCCGACGTGACTTTGGAAGCCGTCCTGGCCAAAGCCCAAAGCTACTGCCGGCGCTTGGACGCGGCCGCCTTGGACTTCACTTGTCGGGAGGAAGTCAAAGAGAAGACCAATACCCGCAGCCAGCCGCAAGGGATCTCCATGCAGAACATGCCGACGTTCGTGTCGTCCAAGCCGGGAGCGCTCCGGGTAACGCCTCCTCCGGCGGAGTCTTTCTTGGACACGACCTATCTCTACGACTACCAATACACTCGAAATTCTGCCGGCATGAAGCAGCGGCGGGATCTACTGAAGAAGGATGGCGAAGATCTTGAGGAATTCGACACCCGGATAAAGTCCATCCATTTTGCGTTCGCCGACATCTTCTTCGGGCCTTCCCGGCTGCTGGGCCAAACGGCGGGGGAAACGCACACTTATACTCTGTTGAAAACCGAGAAAATCAAGGGCCAACCTACCGCCGTGATCGTTTGCGCCCCCAAGGACACGGGCGGCGAACGAGCCCTGTCGGGCAAAGCGTGGGTCCGCATCGAGGACGGGGCCGTCTTGAAGATCGAGTGGGACCCGACGACCTTCGGCGGATGGAAAGAGGTCCTGGCCGTGGCCGATCGGTACAAAATGAAACCCCAGATCAAATCCCTGACCGAGTTTCGGGTTGAACAAAACGGTCTCCGCTTCCCCAGCCAACACGTCACGGAGGAAGTCTATGACGGCGGCGGGGCCAACATCTTCACCCGCTCCGTGACCTCCGCCAAATACGAGGGATATAAGTTCTCCACCGTCGAGATTCCAACCGAGATTATCAAGCACTAACGGATTTCCCCGCGGGGGGCCTCTGGCTGCCCTTTTTCATTCCCCGCCCCCCTGTGCTACAATTGTCCGGACGCCCATGAATATTATCAAGCTTCTCTCCGACGCCACCCTGGTGGTCAAGGCCATCCTCCTCATTCTGCTGTTCTTCTCGGTCTTTTCCTGGACCATCATCATCTACAAACGGCGGGCCCTTCGGACCGCGACCGCCCAGTCGCGCAAGTTCCTCGAGGTCTTCAAGAAAAGCCGCAATCTGACCGAGGTTCAGGACGCCGCCAAGACCTATCCGGGCAGCCCCCTGGCCTCCATTTTCCAAGCCGGCTACAAGGAAATCGCCTACCTGGCCAAGCAGCAGCAGGCGGCAGGCGCGGCCGGGACCGGGAACGGCAACGGCTCCCGGCTGGAGAACCTCGGCCGGGCCATGACCAAGGCCAGCAACGGCGAGGTGGCCCGCATGGAAAAGATGATGGGCTTCCTGGCCACGACCGGCAGCGTCACGCCCTTCATCGGCCTCTTCGGCACGGTCTGGGGCATCATGTACACCTTCCTCAGCATCGGCGTCACCCGCTCGACCAGCCTGGTCGTCGTCGCCCCCGGCATCGCCGAGGCCCTCATCGCCACCGCGGTCGGGCTGTTCGCCGCCATCCCCGCGGTCATCGCCTACAACGCCTTCCTGCACCGGATCAAGGACCAGATCACGGACATGGAGGATTTCTCGCTCGAGCTCCTGAGCATCGCGGAGCGCCTCTATGGTACTCCCTAAGCTCGGCTCTCTCCGCTCCAAGCGCGAGATCGGAACCTCGCTGTCGGAGATCAACGTCACCCCGTTCATCGACGTCATGCTGGTCCTGCTGATCATCTTCATGGTCACCACCCCGATGATGCAGTCGGGCATCGGCGTCAACCTGCCCACAGCCGAGACCGACAACGCCCCGGCCGAGGACGGCCTGCGCCTGACCATCACGCCCGACAAGTACATCCACATCGGCGAGTCGATCATCAACGTCAACCTGCTCGAGCAGAGAATACTGAATTATTTCGCCGGCAAGCCCAAGAAAGTCGTCTTTCTGCAGGCCGATAAGGACCTCCCCTATGGCTACATCATGGAGATCATGGACCTGGTCAAGAAGGCCGGGGTCGAAGTGGTCGGCCTGATGACCGAGCCCAAAGAGGTCAAGGACAAGGAATGAGTA
It encodes the following:
- a CDS encoding biopolymer transporter ExbD: MVLPKLGSLRSKREIGTSLSEINVTPFIDVMLVLLIIFMVTTPMMQSGIGVNLPTAETDNAPAEDGLRLTITPDKYIHIGESIINVNLLEQRILNYFAGKPKKVVFLQADKDLPYGYIMEIMDLVKKAGVEVVGLMTEPKEVKDKE
- the tolQ gene encoding protein TolQ; translated protein: MNIIKLLSDATLVVKAILLILLFFSVFSWTIIIYKRRALRTATAQSRKFLEVFKKSRNLTEVQDAAKTYPGSPLASIFQAGYKEIAYLAKQQQAAGAAGTGNGNGSRLENLGRAMTKASNGEVARMEKMMGFLATTGSVTPFIGLFGTVWGIMYTFLSIGVTRSTSLVVVAPGIAEALIATAVGLFAAIPAVIAYNAFLHRIKDQITDMEDFSLELLSIAERLYGTP
- a CDS encoding DEAD/DEAH box helicase, whose translation is MTRTESLLKSLELIRDLALKTDSLKAVKHLPAQEGKYEEYPAEVHPDLVKTFKGKGFERLYTHQHSCWEAVTAGKNAVVVTPTASGKTLCYNLPVLDAMVKDPSARALYLFPTKALANDQRAELDETLKTLPGEIRVFTYDGDTPQDARKAIRARGHIVLTNPDMLHSGILPHHTKWIKLFENLKYIVIDELHNYRGIFGSHLANVLRRLKRVAAFYGAKPQFILCTATIANPVEMAEKMIEEPVVLVDNNGAPRGEKYFLFYTPPVVNAALGIRRSYVNETRRIAAIFLRHGLQTIVFAQSRLLTEVLLTYLKEDIEKTIRDEGLIRGYRGGYLPIKRREIEKGLREGKILGVVSTNALELGIDIGTLDVAVLAGYPGTIASTWQRAGRAGRKTGTSAAVLVANSAPLDQFIVNNPDYFFGGIPEKALINPDNLTILISHIECASFELPFQDGETFGRAEIGEILKFLEEEKLVHHSKDKWYWTSDAYPADGVSLRSISSDNFVVVDTTGPHKVIAEVDFTAALTTLHEKAIYICEGEQYFVEKLDYEQRKAYVKKTDIDYYTDAIDYTKIKILDQFDKKRLDRFDVRHGEVHVATQVVGFKKIKFHTMENVGAGDLSLPQNEMHTTAYWVTVPADMLQSLEYSSEQKINGLYGLAYIMHHVAPLFLMCDIHDIGVSLGDNSTGESIPPKDLLAKIQPLRGPVYADTDFEPNIFIYDNYPGGIGLSPSLYDLDTTLLEHCLRTIKACPCKDGCPSCVGPTKESGEMAKEVALDILDRLLG